The genomic stretch ATCGACTCGGTGCGCGAACACGTCGGGCGCTATCTCACCCTGCTGCAGGAATTGAATCTGCAACTGGTCTGGCTGCTCGAAACACACGCCCATGCCGATCACATCACGGGTGCCGCCGGTATGCGTGAGGTAACCGGTGCACGCAGTGCAAGCGGTGAGCACTCAGGCATCAGTTGCGCCGATCGCCACTTGAAGGACGGCGATTTCATCGTGTTCGGCGGTGAGGTATTGCGGGCCATCGCCACGCCTGGTCATACCCCGGGGTGCACAAGCTTTCTCTGGCGCGACCGCCTGTTTACCGGTGACACACTGATGATCGGTGGCTGCGGCCGCACCGACTTCCAGGGCGGGGACGCGGGTACGCTGTTCGACAGCATCGGCCGTATCCTGTCGCACCCCGGAGAAACCCTCGTCTATCCGGGGCACGATTACAAGAACATGCGGGTAAGCTCGGTCGAACAGGAACG from Parazoarcus communis encodes the following:
- a CDS encoding MBL fold metallo-hydrolase — protein: MNIVFRQLFDEQSCTLTYLLADPMTGDAVLIDSVREHVGRYLTLLQELNLQLVWLLETHAHADHITGAAGMREVTGARSASGEHSGISCADRHLKDGDFIVFGGEVLRAIATPGHTPGCTSFLWRDRLFTGDTLMIGGCGRTDFQGGDAGTLFDSIGRILSHPGETLVYPGHDYKNMRVSSVEQERLSNVRIKDQTRESFIELMNNLNLPRPRLIDEAVPANLRCGRNEDMIDIHAV